GGCAGTACTCCAAGTCCGACGCCGTGAAGACGGTCAACCAGATCCACACTGCGGATATTTCCGCTTTGAATTCTGAGCCACTCAACGCTGATGGTCGAATCCGGATTATTAACGAGCAGCCCCGACGAGGAATGGATGGTTTCCCGCAGTTTTATGCGATTCCGGTCGATCGGATCCCAGATGGCGGTCTCCAGTCCCTCCCGCTTGGTATCTTTCAAATACTCGATCAGAAGCTTAAGGATGAAAGGCGATACGTTGAGCAGAATGTCGTTGTGAAGCTCAAGCACATCCTCAGCCAAATCCTCGCTCATTGCAAGGATGCTGCATTTTAGATCCTGGGTCGGCCACGTTTTTCCCGTATCCTCTACCATTAAATAGGAGACTTTCGAATTTTCCAGAAGCTCATATTGATCCCATGACGGATTTCTGGAGAAGAATCGGAAGGTGCAATCCACGATCAATATTTTTTCATGCTTTTTACAAAGGTAAACAAGCCGTTCCCACTCATCCCGTGACATTTCAAACCCTGTCGGATTATTGGGCAGCGTTACGAATACAGCATCCGTGGTTAGACCTGCGAAGGTGTCCTCAAGCCGCTCAAGTCTGAGATCCTCTTCATGAACAGGCATCAGCTTCACACGTCTTCTCTGCAGAATTGTCGCGAGATTATCGAAACAAGGATGCAGTAAAGTGACAGATAGATCCCTTGAAGCCAGGAAGGTCGCGATCAAATCTGTCGATAATGAAGCGGAATAGCAGAACAGGGTCCGACTGAGACGAACGGCGGAATACTGTCCGGCGAGCGAATAGAAAAGATAGCGGAACTCCTCTTCAAGGTCGGATTGCTTCGAGAGTTCGGTGTAATCGAACAGTTCAGGCAGTTTCCGGATTATTTGCTGCTGCGTCGTTGTTTGCGGTTGATGGGCGTGGCCATCTGCAACATTAAACAGCTGATTAATGCCGATCGATTCATATCTTGTAAGGTTAGGCAACCGCTCTAAGGACTTCAATAGCCTCCTCCTCCCCTAATATCTGTAAATCGTTTCCATACACTATATGGGCCAATACCGTGCGATGACCTCGTCATAAGCCTATTTTCCATGAAAACGCCGCCCACTCGATTCGCAGCCTCCGAACATAGACTAACGCATATACCGTTTAATAAAGGTGGAATCGTTATGTCTGAGAGCAGGCCTATAATCGCAGTGACGGGCAGTGCCGGAAAAACAACAACGAAAGAGATGATTGCCTCCGTTCTGCGGAGACAATGGAATATTTTCAAATCCCGTTCAAATTGGAACACACCTTCGGCAACCCGTAAGAATGCCCGGCTAATCAAAGGCAGCCATCAAGCTGTCGTCCTGGAGTTCGGCATGCTGCGCAAGGGTCAAATTCGAAAGCACTGCAGCCTTATAAAACCGACGATCGGCATTATTACGAACGTGGGAACGGCGCATATCGGCAATGTGGGAAACCGGGTGGAAGGCATAGCCCGCGCCAAATCGGAGCTCATCCGGTATATGGACCCGGCGGGCACCATTGTTCTGAATGCGGATGACAGGGGCTCCCGTTTGATATCGACCAAGGGGTTTAAGGGAACGGTTATCAAAATCGGCATCCGCAGCGCCGCGGATTACAAGGCGGAGGATGTGCAGCCATCGGAGAAAGGCATATCGTTTCGAGTAAAGCTGGACGAGAAAGAGGAGGATACGGAGTTCTTCATTCCATGCCTGGGGATCCATAATGTATATAACGCCCTGAATGCGATCGCCGTTACGCACCGTGCGGGCTTCTCCGCAAGTGAAATCAAAGAAGGATTGGCCCGTTATCCGATACCGTACAGAAGACTGGTCAGAACGGAGCTTCCGGGAGGCATCACATTAATCGACGACACGTTCAGCTCAAATCCCGATGCGACAAAAGCCGCTCTGGACGTCTTGGCCGCGGTTCCCAATAAGCATAAGGTCGCAGTCATCGGATATATGAAGGATCTAGGCAAGCGTGCGCGGAAAAGCCACCTGGAAGTCGGAAAATATGCCGCAAAGAAGGAAATCACCCGCTTGTATACGATAGGGGCGCTCGCGAAGCACATCGCAGCAGGCGCAAAGGATGCCGGATTTCCGGCGGGGCGCATCCGCAGCTTCTCAACCAGGCCGGGACTTCATAAAGCCTTGTCTTCAGCGGTCCGTCCGGATACCGCCATACTTGTCAAAGGCACTCATCTGTTAAAGCTGGAGCGGACGGTCAAGTATCTGAAGCGGCATTTCTCCGGGAAAACCAAGTCGCAATGACCCCTGATAAAGACGAGGTGCCACTGATTTCAAATGAAAGACCCCTACCTTGGGAATTGACGCATCACCGGTGAGTTTCAACAAAGGCGAGAACCTCGTCCAAATTTTGATTTAGCCGATCCGGCCCTTGTAATACCGGGAGAAAGGGATCCTTTATTTTCCGAAGGCGCTCCGGAACAGTCCCGATTGTGAAATCGGCGGGAGTTACGCCCCGCTCCGCCTCCATCCACATGAGCGGCGTCGATACCGTAGCGAGCGGCTGGGCGCGCACCGAATAAGGTGCAGCCATCGTCCGGCCGCGCCATAGCTGCAAATAATCGAAATATAATTTGTTGCCCCGCCGAAGGGTGACTCGCTCCAGCGTAATTTGATCCGGCATTTGGCCAAGCATGTATTCGGCTATGAACCGGTTAATCCGCCTGGTCTGTTCAAATGTGTATCTCGGCTCGATCGGTACGAATATCTGCATCCCTGTTGCGCCCGAGGTCTTCGGGAAGCTGTACAAGGATAACGAATTCAGCACTTCTCTGAGCTTCAGCGCAACCTCCAGCACGAGGCCGAAGCTCTCGCCGTCCGGCGGGTCCAGGTCAAAGACAAGCTCTGTCGGATAGTCCTTTCTGTAGTGCATGTCAAACGGCACATGAAGCTCGCAGCCCCCGAGATTGGCCACATATACAAGCGTAGCCGGGTCATTGAGCAGTATTCGTTCCTTTCCGCTGTACATGACCCGGGGCACCCATTCCGGAGCCTGGCCGTGTATGGACCGCTCTTCAATACGCCGCCCTGTGATACCGCCTGGATAACGCCAGATCATAAGCATCCGGTCCTTCGTGTATGCAAGCAGACGCGGCGCAACCGAGGCCAGATAGGTGATATATTGAAGCTTGGTAATGCCCGGCTGAGGCCATAACACCCTCTCCGCATGGGTGATCAGAATGTCCTTGCCGTCTATCGTCAGGATAGTATCCGTCACGGGCCCGCTCCTTCTTGCCAATTTTGTTATTATTTTGAACCTGCAGGTGTAAACTATGTATCAACTATGAAATGCAGAGGTGACCCGCTTGGAGACTGTCATTCCGTTCGAACCCGTTGTGAGTGACGCGGTACCGCAGGAGGACTATTGGAGATATGAAATCAAATGGGACGGCACACGGATTCTGACTTACCACGACAGGGCGGGAACACGGCTGTTCAACCGCAAAGAGCGGGAGAGAACTCACCACTATCCCGAGCTGTTAGACGTCCGTTCTTACTGCAAGGCCGAGTCTGTTATCCTTGACGGCGAGGTGATCGCTTTCGCGGAGGATGGGAAGCCTTCCTTTCACGAGGTGATGCGCCGCGACCTGCTGCAGCGTCTGGAGAGAGTGAAGACGGTGCAAACGGCCGTCCCCATCACCTATATGATCTTCGATATCCTCTATCTGAACGGACAAAGCGTAACCGGCAGGCCTCTATCCGAGAGGCTGGAGCTGCTGCACAGCATCGTTGCACCCAGCGGGAGCATTCAGTTAGTGAGTGGTCATGATAACGGCGGGTCGCTGTTTCAGGTCATGCGGCAGCAGGACATGGAGGGTATCGTTTGCAAGGATTTGCGCAGTACATATGTGGAGGGCGGGAAAGACGCGCGGTGGCGAAAGGTCAAAAATTACGGCGATGTAACTGCTGTTATCGGCGGATTTACTTTAAACGGAGGCATAGTCAATGCCGTCCTGCTCGGACAGTATGACAATGAGGGGAGACTCTGGTATATCGGCCATACCGGAACCGGTAAGCTGACGAGAGCGGAATGGCGCAATCTCACCGATCTGCTTAAGCCTATTGCTGTAAGTGAACGCCCTTTCATCAAACAGCCCGAGCGCCACAAAGACGCCTACTGGGTGACTCCTACATACACCGTAAAAGTTCAGTACAGCGAATGGAGATGGCGGGAAGGCCGCTCGCTGAGGCAGCCTTCCATCCAATCCCTGATTAGCATTCCGCCTCAGGAGTGCAAGCTTCCGTGGATTTAATCTAACAGTGCGAGCGGTAAAAGACACGCAATTTGCACGGCGCCCGCCAATTTGCTCCGCCGGCGAGCTTCATAAAAGCAGGGACCAGTACAGATCTGATCAAGGTTGCGTCAACCAGCACGGCCAATGTCATCCCGACGCCGAGCATTTTCAGAAAAACGACTTCGCCCGTGCCGTAGGCTGCGAACGTAAATCAAGGGAGTCGACCTGAACCGTTCCCGGAATGCGCGACAACTCGGCCGCGAACCGGCCAATTTCCTCGATCCTTGCTGCGGGAGCTTAACGGAAGCTTGATTGCTTCGCTCAAGCAAGTTTAATTAACCTAAAAGAAATAAAGAAGGTAGATCCAAAACAACATGGATCTGCCTTCTTTCTCAATAGCAAAAAAATTTTTATTGGTAATCGGGAAGTGGCTGAATGATATCGGAATATACATTTATTTTGGTTTTCAATTCTACCCTTTTGCCGTTTTCGTCATTGTAAGCTGCCTTAGCTGTACCGTCTCGATTTTCCATAAAGAGAACGCTACCTTTATTGTACGGCTTCATGATAGGATCGGTGTCGTAAACCATATTTGGAGGAACTTTACCAGCTGTACGCGAGCGATCAGTATCGTCATATTGGCCGATTGCTATTGCTTTTCCTTCTTTTATTTCTACAAATGTACAATGACGACCGTCCAATAAAAAGTACGCATCTGCCCGGCCAACAGGAAAGGAATATTCGTGATAAGTACCTTGTAAACCAAGCAGTTTAAAATCTGTCGTGATGGGCAAGGAAATTGCTGCTCTGCGTGCAGAAAGAAGATCGTCTTGTGTTATCATATTCATGTCGAATTCATAATCATCCGAGTTCACAAAGACGATCTTGCGTATCGCTTCGTAATTAACATGATAGCCCAGTGCCTCCGATACAAACCGGATAGGGACGAGCACACGCCCACCTTTACTTATAGCGGCTTGATCCATTTTTAGCGGTTGATCGGCTTTATAAGCGGTCGTACTACCTACCGTTATCTTCAAGTATTCCCCGTTCTTGTTTTTTAGAGTAGTCACCTTGGTAGTAGCATTCCAACTGTAATGAATCCCCATAGATGCTAAGGATCTAATGGGAATAAACAAGCGATTATTATCCATGATCGGGTGTACATCCGTGGATATGAATTTCCCATTTACATTGAGCTCGACAGGTCTTTCTTCATATCCTTTTGGCGCTGCATGGGAAATATGAGGATAACTCATTAAAATCAAGCTAAGTACTGTAATTAAGGCTACAATAATTTTCTTCAATTTTCATTCTCCTTTAGTAAAAATTTTCCTCCACCTTCTCCAGTAGACGTATTAGGTTGCAATAAAGTTGCGCTTTTTGCCCGAGAGTTCTATATTCTTTCCAGCAGCTAATCCGTTAATCATCTTTGCAGGGAGTCTTACTTCTTACGATGATTGCCCGGGCAGGAATTCCTTGTCAAAATCACGCGACTCGGCGTAATCTTAGAGGAAACAGCCCGGTCAGACACCCGAATTTGAGCGATCTTCCGCCGAATTCATACGGTTCGGAAGGAATGATCGCGCCAGGAGATGAGTGCATTGAAGCCGATCCGCGTCATGATTGTGGATGATGAAATTCTCGCAATCGAACATATCCGCCGGCTGGTCCCTTGGGAGGAGCTCGGATATCAGATCGTAAGTACCGCCACCCAACCAATGAAAGCGCGGCGGCATATTGGCCGGATCTCAGTTCCCGTGCAAGAGCTCGGCGTTTCCGTTCGGCGCCTTCTTCATGATTCAATTCATGCGGGATTCCGTTCCCGCCGATCTGATCGAATGCGCCCGCATCGACGGCTGCTCGGAGCCGGGCATTCTGCTCCGGATCGTTATGCCGATCATCAAGCCGGGACTTGCGACCCTGGCTACGCTCGTGTTTCTCTAGTCGTGGAACAACTACCTGCTGCCTCTTGTCACGATCAACAAGGCCGATTGGTTCACTTTGCCGTTATTTATCTCCAACCTCGGCATGGTGCACCGGACCGATTATGCCGCTCGGATGGCGGCTCTCGCAATGACGACCGTGCCGGTGCTGATCGTCTTTATCCTGGGCTCCCGCACGTTCATGAAAGGCCTGACCGCCGGTGCGGTCAAAGGATAATTCGGCCAGGACAAACAAAAAAACTTTTATCAAAGCCAACAAAAAAAAGCCCGGTTCATCAACCGGGCTTCATGCGGCAAAAAATACTGTTAATGGTTTCTTAGATGCAGGGTCCACTGCT
This is a stretch of genomic DNA from Paenibacillus sp. sptzw28. It encodes these proteins:
- a CDS encoding aminotransferase class I/II-fold pyridoxal phosphate-dependent enzyme, translating into MKSLERLPNLTRYESIGINQLFNVADGHAHQPQTTTQQQIIRKLPELFDYTELSKQSDLEEEFRYLFYSLAGQYSAVRLSRTLFCYSASLSTDLIATFLASRDLSVTLLHPCFDNLATILQRRRVKLMPVHEEDLRLERLEDTFAGLTTDAVFVTLPNNPTGFEMSRDEWERLVYLCKKHEKILIVDCTFRFFSRNPSWDQYELLENSKVSYLMVEDTGKTWPTQDLKCSILAMSEDLAEDVLELHNDILLNVSPFILKLLIEYLKDTKREGLETAIWDPIDRNRIKLRETIHSSSGLLVNNPDSTISVEWLRIQSGNIRSVDLVDRLHGVGLGVLPGDHFYWGAKEQGERFIRIALARNPQMFAQACTLLKSALPRIHQA
- the murF gene encoding UDP-N-acetylmuramoyl-tripeptide--D-alanyl-D-alanine ligase, producing the protein MSESRPIIAVTGSAGKTTTKEMIASVLRRQWNIFKSRSNWNTPSATRKNARLIKGSHQAVVLEFGMLRKGQIRKHCSLIKPTIGIITNVGTAHIGNVGNRVEGIARAKSELIRYMDPAGTIVLNADDRGSRLISTKGFKGTVIKIGIRSAADYKAEDVQPSEKGISFRVKLDEKEEDTEFFIPCLGIHNVYNALNAIAVTHRAGFSASEIKEGLARYPIPYRRLVRTELPGGITLIDDTFSSNPDATKAALDVLAAVPNKHKVAVIGYMKDLGKRARKSHLEVGKYAAKKEITRLYTIGALAKHIAAGAKDAGFPAGRIRSFSTRPGLHKALSSAVRPDTAILVKGTHLLKLERTVKYLKRHFSGKTKSQ
- the ligD gene encoding non-homologous end-joining DNA ligase; the protein is MTDTILTIDGKDILITHAERVLWPQPGITKLQYITYLASVAPRLLAYTKDRMLMIWRYPGGITGRRIEERSIHGQAPEWVPRVMYSGKERILLNDPATLVYVANLGGCELHVPFDMHYRKDYPTELVFDLDPPDGESFGLVLEVALKLREVLNSLSLYSFPKTSGATGMQIFVPIEPRYTFEQTRRINRFIAEYMLGQMPDQITLERVTLRRGNKLYFDYLQLWRGRTMAAPYSVRAQPLATVSTPLMWMEAERGVTPADFTIGTVPERLRKIKDPFLPVLQGPDRLNQNLDEVLAFVETHR
- a CDS encoding RNA ligase family protein, which translates into the protein METVIPFEPVVSDAVPQEDYWRYEIKWDGTRILTYHDRAGTRLFNRKERERTHHYPELLDVRSYCKAESVILDGEVIAFAEDGKPSFHEVMRRDLLQRLERVKTVQTAVPITYMIFDILYLNGQSVTGRPLSERLELLHSIVAPSGSIQLVSGHDNGGSLFQVMRQQDMEGIVCKDLRSTYVEGGKDARWRKVKNYGDVTAVIGGFTLNGGIVNAVLLGQYDNEGRLWYIGHTGTGKLTRAEWRNLTDLLKPIAVSERPFIKQPERHKDAYWVTPTYTVKVQYSEWRWREGRSLRQPSIQSLISIPPQECKLPWI
- a CDS encoding copper amine oxidase N-terminal domain-containing protein; this encodes MKKIIVALITVLSLILMSYPHISHAAPKGYEERPVELNVNGKFISTDVHPIMDNNRLFIPIRSLASMGIHYSWNATTKVTTLKNKNGEYLKITVGSTTAYKADQPLKMDQAAISKGGRVLVPIRFVSEALGYHVNYEAIRKIVFVNSDDYEFDMNMITQDDLLSARRAAISLPITTDFKLLGLQGTYHEYSFPVGRADAYFLLDGRHCTFVEIKEGKAIAIGQYDDTDRSRTAGKVPPNMVYDTDPIMKPYNKGSVLFMENRDGTAKAAYNDENGKRVELKTKINVYSDIIQPLPDYQ
- a CDS encoding ABC transporter permease subunit, translating into MAGSQFPCKSSAFPFGAFFMIQFMRDSVPADLIECARIDGCSEPGILLRIVMPIIKPGLATLATLVFL